A region of the Phaseolus vulgaris cultivar G19833 chromosome 11, P. vulgaris v2.0, whole genome shotgun sequence genome:
ACGtttgaaccatactattcccagCTTTGGTAAACTTGCGTAAGAGGGAGATTCATGattgaaccatactattcccatCCTAGGCGCATTACTTCAAGGGGGAGGTTCATTTCACTggtgaaccatactattcttcgCCTTGGTGAACTTACACGAGAGGGGCTTACTGGGAAGACCAAACTACCTCTACTCTTCGCGTATcacttcaagggagaggttcatttaaCTTCGGAACCATAGTATTCTCGGCCTTGGTGAactcacacaagagggaggTTCAGTGAGGAACCATACTACTTCCGCTCTTGGCTTAATCactacaagggagaggttcattaactgCAATGCACATTTCTTAACTGAATAACTTGAAttttattcgggtgacctcgttaaaaacccttatgagggaaaaagagtgccctcTTACACATGTACAATgcaaaaatgtttttaactaaaataaaacttcagatTGGTCGCGTTCAAAGTACGAGGGATCACGCCACCCTCTAATGTTTTgagcctgtatgctccattcccaagggcctccgTTACTCTGAAAGGGTCAGTTCACTTGGGAGATAGATTGTTTTCCAACTGGTACGGGTGGGCCttccgcatcaccaggtcggcaACCTGGAACTGtcgaggtctcagcttggagttgtacttgtactccaccccCCTTTTCAAGGCTTCAGCCTTAATCCTTGCTTTCTCCCTCACTTCATCTTGTaagtccaggttcacctttctctcttcgttggactcctcgaccacaaagttctggaaacgCGGTGAGTCCTCATGGATTTCTACCGAAATCATAGCGTCCGAACCGTATACCAAGCTAAATGGTGTTTCCCTGGTTGTGGACTGAGGGGTAGTGTGGTAGGCCCACACAATTTTAGGAACTTCTTCCGCCCAGGTCCCCTTGGCTttgtctagccttctcttcGGACCTTTGAGCAGGACTCGGTTGGCTGACTCGACCTATTCGTTCGTCTAGGGTGTTctactgatgcgaacacctgtttTACTCCTAACTCTATACATAGCTTGCCCAATTGCgggcttgcaaactgggtaccGTTATTAGATACCAACCTCTTCGGTATTTTGAAGCGGCACACTATGTTTTTCTACACGAAGTGCTGGATTTTATGGGCTGCGATTTGTGCCACTGGCTCAGACTCGATCCACTTCGTGAAATACTCTATGGaaaccacgaggtacttcatctgccgtaCCGCCAAaggaaaaggtcccagaatatcgatcCCCTATGTATGAAATGGCCACGGGCTGTAGATCGATCTCAACTCCTCTGGGGGcaccttgtgccaatcagcgtgttgTTGGCACTGCTAGCACCGCTGGGCGTACCTCGTGCAATCCTCCCTCGtggttggccagtaataccctGCGTGAATGGCCTTTGATGAGAGAGATCGGCCACCGATGTGGctaccgcatatcccttcatgtaGCTCTGCCATGATGCGCGTGCATTGTTCACCGTCTACACATACTAGTATAGGATGGGTGAAACCATGCCTAAACAACTTCCCATCGATTAGGGTGTACTTGAtcaaatttttcttgattttctgaGCTTTAGCAGGTTCTAGCGGGAGTACTCCATCAGCCAGGTAGCGTTGGTAGGCTATCATCCAGGTTTCTCCTGATTTGACCTGGTAAATTTGCGGTGCTACCTCCCCAGCCACCGGGTACCTGCTTATTCTAGGTGTTTTCACCGTCTCCTGTGTTAACGACCGATGACTCCTTCTTATCCCTTCTGATGTGCTAACCTGTTGGACTTCTGCCATATTTTCCGTGGTAGTCTGAGGtgtcttcagggtctcctgaatcatcgtcctctgcctgccccccttgtcCGAACTAGCGAGCtttgcaagcaagtcagctcgagcATTCTGTTCTCTGGGTACGTGGACTAGCTCGAACACTTTGAACGACCCCTTCAAGACCTGGACATATTCTAGGTACGTggccatctgagggtctttGGCTTGGTATTCCCCGTGACTTGGCCTCTAAtgttttggaaaagctttgcctttgcctttgttgttaaacaaatttcaacaggttgaactttcgaaacaacaagttgtttgacacttagtggattttaaactgatttggaaaagcttttcctttgcctttgttgtcaaacaaaaatcaatcggttatttcgataaatcaaccgattgtttttctgaaaaccttaacagaatttagttaagtggttttttttttttaaatgattccaacaacttttggttttttgttgtaattgttttaacca
Encoded here:
- the LOC137835090 gene encoding uncharacterized protein, whose product is MIQETLKTPQTTTENMAEVQQVSTSEGIRRSHRSLTQETVKTPRISRYPVAGEVAPQIYQVKSGETWMIAYQRYLADGVLPLEPAKAQKIKKNLIKYTLIDGKLFRHGFTHPILVCVDGEQCTRIMAELHEGICGSHIGGRSLSSKAIHAGYYWPTTREDCTRYAQRC